A single genomic interval of [Limnothrix rosea] IAM M-220 harbors:
- the surE gene encoding 5'/3'-nucleotidase SurE, with protein sequence MKFLLTNDDGIDAPGIAALDRAIAGQKTIVAPKYQMSECGHRFTVRSPITVEQRSEKAYAVDGTPADCARLGLAEFAQDVDWVLSGVNAGGNLGVDIYTSGTVAAVREATILGKRAIAFSHFIRQPLEIDWDLVTHWTTKIFNELSQKELKKNHFWNVNLPHLVSENTPTIIYCQRSTAPMPVTYKKVDFTYQYSGSYVDRPRQSNTDVDICFSGNIAITQISI encoded by the coding sequence GTGAAATTTCTTTTAACGAATGATGATGGCATCGATGCACCGGGCATCGCGGCTCTAGATCGGGCGATCGCCGGCCAGAAGACGATTGTGGCACCAAAGTATCAGATGTCGGAATGTGGCCACCGCTTTACGGTGCGATCGCCGATTACGGTGGAGCAACGTTCAGAAAAAGCCTATGCCGTTGACGGTACGCCAGCCGATTGTGCGAGATTAGGTTTAGCCGAATTTGCCCAAGATGTGGACTGGGTTTTATCGGGGGTCAATGCTGGGGGAAATCTTGGGGTTGATATATACACTTCTGGTACGGTCGCGGCAGTACGGGAAGCAACCATTCTCGGTAAACGGGCGATCGCCTTTTCCCATTTTATTCGGCAACCCCTAGAAATTGATTGGGACTTAGTGACCCATTGGACAACAAAAATTTTTAACGAATTATCCCAAAAAGAGCTTAAGAAAAATCATTTTTGGAATGTAAACTTACCCCACCTTGTATCCGAAAACACTCCCACAATAATCTACTGTCAACGAAGCACAGCCCCCATGCCAGTCACCTATAAAAAAGTCGATTTCACCTACCAGTATTCCGGTAGTTATGTTGATCGACCACGACAATCTAATAC